In Erythrobacter litoralis HTCC2594, a single genomic region encodes these proteins:
- a CDS encoding lipopolysaccharide biosynthesis protein gives MAALAKGGRTNFFGFILRLVARLPFLFLAGRLYGADAVGRFASALIVVELLALVCSMGEKRGLAQRLAESEEHQANLVLDGFVVALMLSGIVATILYLFPQPMFPNGMNSELDILLVVAIPGYALTEIALAAQAYKFDIATTVRARAVVEPWTISIMAGLFYFWMPDAGLALAYIVSIYAGLVTALWPFLRTYGLPRGWRPHPVSMWRMLTRALPLAATDAVEWGTRRLDIFILGFFASPAAVGIYYMAQQVASLPQKLKTSFEPVLGPVITKNLKVKNYAAIAKQVCQVGFWIIAAQAGIALALGIPGEAVMGLIGPEFVGGTGALAFLLAAEVVAATAVVSEAALVYVARVRNMWISLGTIALQAGLTVGALLMIERYAWGDGFMAAGAAISLMLALGAASLVKALLLASILGHTVNNWRWALVWAAAPAVLVGWLITQLPPALEWVELVVGIPLILCTYGYVIWRRGFGPEDRMLFRRNLGGESDADAAPPSNPAQS, from the coding sequence ATGGCTGCGCTCGCCAAGGGCGGGCGGACCAATTTCTTCGGCTTCATCCTGCGTCTGGTCGCGCGGCTACCCTTCCTGTTTCTCGCCGGGCGGCTCTACGGAGCCGATGCCGTCGGGCGGTTCGCTTCGGCGCTGATCGTCGTCGAACTGCTCGCACTGGTGTGCTCCATGGGCGAGAAGCGCGGCCTGGCGCAGCGTCTGGCCGAAAGCGAAGAGCATCAGGCCAATCTGGTGCTCGACGGCTTCGTTGTCGCGCTGATGCTGTCGGGTATCGTCGCGACGATCCTCTATCTCTTCCCGCAGCCGATGTTCCCGAACGGGATGAACAGCGAACTCGATATCCTGCTGGTGGTGGCCATACCCGGCTACGCGCTGACCGAGATCGCGCTCGCCGCGCAAGCCTACAAGTTCGACATCGCAACGACTGTGCGCGCGCGTGCCGTGGTCGAGCCATGGACCATTTCGATCATGGCGGGTCTTTTCTATTTCTGGATGCCCGATGCCGGCCTCGCGTTGGCCTATATTGTCTCGATCTACGCCGGCTTGGTTACGGCGTTATGGCCGTTCCTGCGCACTTATGGCCTGCCGAGAGGCTGGCGTCCGCATCCTGTCTCCATGTGGCGCATGCTGACCCGCGCGCTGCCGCTGGCGGCAACCGATGCCGTCGAATGGGGAACGCGGCGGCTCGACATCTTCATCCTCGGCTTCTTCGCCTCCCCCGCAGCCGTGGGGATCTATTACATGGCGCAGCAGGTCGCGAGCCTGCCGCAGAAGCTCAAGACCAGTTTCGAACCGGTGCTGGGCCCGGTCATCACCAAGAACCTCAAGGTCAAGAATTACGCCGCCATCGCCAAACAGGTGTGCCAGGTCGGGTTCTGGATCATCGCCGCGCAGGCGGGGATCGCGCTGGCGCTCGGCATACCGGGCGAAGCCGTGATGGGCCTGATCGGACCGGAATTTGTCGGCGGTACCGGGGCGCTCGCATTCCTGCTGGCGGCCGAAGTCGTGGCGGCCACCGCCGTCGTTTCGGAAGCGGCGCTGGTCTATGTCGCACGGGTCCGCAACATGTGGATTTCGCTCGGCACGATCGCGCTGCAGGCAGGCCTGACGGTCGGGGCTTTGCTGATGATCGAACGCTACGCCTGGGGCGACGGTTTCATGGCGGCAGGCGCAGCGATTTCGCTCATGCTGGCGCTTGGCGCGGCCTCTCTGGTAAAGGCGCTGCTGCTGGCCAGCATTCTCGGTCACACGGTCAACAACTGGCGCTGGGCGCTGGTGTGGGCGGCAGCGCCTGCGGTCCTCGTCGGCTGGTTGATCACACAGCTTCCCCCGGCGCTCGAATGGGTCGAGCTGGTGGTGGGCATTCCGCTTATCCTGTGCACCTACGGCTATGTCATCTGGCGGCGCGGGTTCGGGCCCGAAGACCGCATGCTTTTCCGCCGGAATCTGGGCGGCGAGAGCGACGCCGACGCAGCCCCGCCCTCCAATCCTGCACAAAGCTGA
- a CDS encoding uroporphyrinogen-III synthase: protein MSRPVFVLRPEPGLTTTLVAAFERGLNARGMPLSTVEPVAWSAPAKPYEGLLIGSANAIRHAGDELAKIAHLPVLAVGETTAQVAREAGLKVEMAGTGGLQKVLEGLAADPRSLLRLAGEKHLELELPPQIEVDTRIVYRASYRPLNEAQAGLLDADAVMLLHSGETAAHFSQECERLGLDTSKLSLVAMVPRIAEMAGKGWKALHTAASPTDDAVLELAAELCQNPRA from the coding sequence ATGAGCCGACCCGTCTTTGTCCTGCGCCCGGAGCCCGGTCTCACCACCACTCTCGTGGCCGCTTTCGAGAGAGGCCTGAACGCGCGCGGGATGCCGCTGAGTACGGTCGAACCGGTCGCATGGAGCGCGCCAGCCAAGCCTTACGAAGGCCTGCTGATCGGCAGCGCCAATGCTATTCGCCACGCGGGCGACGAACTGGCAAAGATCGCGCACCTGCCCGTCCTCGCGGTCGGCGAAACGACCGCGCAGGTCGCGCGCGAGGCGGGGTTGAAGGTAGAAATGGCCGGGACGGGCGGCCTGCAGAAAGTGCTCGAAGGTTTGGCAGCGGATCCGCGCTCGCTTTTGCGGCTGGCGGGAGAAAAGCATCTTGAGCTCGAATTGCCGCCGCAGATCGAAGTGGATACGCGGATCGTCTATCGCGCCTCCTACCGGCCTCTGAATGAAGCGCAGGCCGGCCTGCTCGACGCGGACGCCGTCATGCTGCTCCATTCGGGCGAGACGGCCGCCCATTTTTCTCAGGAATGCGAACGGCTTGGGCTCGACACATCGAAGCTTTCTCTGGTCGCGATGGTGCCCAGGATCGCGGAAATGGCTGGAAAAGGCTGGAAAGCTCTCCACACCGCCGCATCGCCAACCGACGACGCAGTGTTGGAATTGGCAGCCGAGCTGTGCCAGAACCCCCGGGCATGA
- a CDS encoding protein-disulfide reductase DsbD family protein — translation MPSARSTFSRIAAPMFALLALLLAALAAVPAAAQGQNIRVALVAEGPVAPGGETTLAFKFAPVSEEWHGYWANPGDAGLPMQLEWDLPEGVSVGEPLYPTPKRLVIDGLMNHIFEGDYAVLLPLRLTEDYAGPDVLQVSVEAFYLACTDQICVPEDAQLQVSIPVGESTASGTEFAAFRSALAPLIDSTARFEQTASLLRLAIPLPAAVDPGEPHVFIANRDLVNYVQAQGFRRNGDWLIAEIPLARTGEQPETVEGIVRLGSGQGLRFVAEAGEVPSGDRVLMARDAELPSLWLLLGGALLGGLILNIMPCVFPILSLKALSLAKAGAGAQEARMEGLAYTAGVILACVALGGAMLALRAAGEQVGWAFQLQEPGVVVALLVLASLITANLLGFFELPGLSISEGSTPRGAFSTGLLAAFVATPCTGPFMAAALGAALLLPAETALLLFAVLGLGLALPFLLLGFIPAFRRLLPKPGAWMETFRKVLAVPMGLTALALVWLVWRIGGVGFALSAMSIAFIATLAAVLFRGRNQRLRGAVTALGAVLMAVGVLASFESPTRAQAETVLASKPFTLAALDEARASGAPVFVYFTADWCVSCKVNERVAIEREATREAFEQAGVTTLRGDWTLRQPEITEFLNAQGVAGVPLYLWYDPGVAEPRQLQQLLGPDSLVTLAREAGPRAARRPEGRVRPLPRQAQR, via the coding sequence ATGCCCTCCGCAAGATCGACCTTCAGCCGCATTGCCGCTCCCATGTTCGCGCTTCTGGCGCTGCTGCTCGCTGCGCTGGCGGCAGTCCCTGCTGCGGCGCAGGGGCAGAACATTCGCGTGGCGCTGGTGGCCGAGGGGCCGGTTGCGCCGGGCGGCGAGACGACACTCGCTTTCAAATTTGCGCCGGTGTCCGAGGAATGGCACGGCTATTGGGCCAATCCGGGCGATGCGGGCCTGCCGATGCAGCTGGAGTGGGACCTGCCCGAAGGTGTGTCCGTCGGCGAGCCGCTCTATCCCACACCCAAGCGGCTGGTGATCGACGGGCTGATGAACCACATTTTCGAGGGCGATTATGCGGTGCTGCTGCCGTTGCGCCTGACCGAGGATTATGCGGGGCCGGATGTCTTGCAAGTGTCGGTCGAAGCCTTCTACCTTGCCTGCACTGACCAGATCTGCGTGCCCGAGGACGCGCAATTGCAGGTGTCGATCCCGGTTGGCGAGAGCACCGCTTCAGGCACCGAATTCGCGGCATTCCGTAGCGCGCTCGCCCCGCTGATCGACAGCACGGCGCGGTTCGAGCAGACCGCCAGCCTGCTGCGTCTCGCCATCCCGCTCCCGGCAGCCGTCGATCCGGGAGAACCGCATGTCTTTATCGCCAATCGCGACCTGGTGAATTACGTGCAGGCGCAGGGCTTTCGCCGCAATGGCGACTGGCTGATCGCCGAAATCCCACTGGCGCGGACGGGGGAGCAGCCGGAAACCGTCGAAGGCATCGTCAGGCTGGGGAGCGGACAGGGTCTGCGCTTCGTCGCCGAGGCGGGCGAGGTGCCAAGCGGCGACCGTGTCCTGATGGCGCGCGATGCCGAACTGCCCTCGCTCTGGCTGCTCTTGGGCGGAGCGTTGCTCGGAGGGCTGATCCTCAACATCATGCCCTGTGTCTTCCCGATTCTGAGCCTGAAGGCGCTTAGCCTCGCGAAGGCTGGCGCCGGAGCCCAAGAGGCGCGGATGGAAGGCCTCGCTTACACCGCAGGCGTGATCCTCGCCTGTGTTGCGCTGGGCGGCGCAATGCTGGCCTTGCGCGCGGCGGGCGAGCAGGTTGGCTGGGCTTTCCAGTTGCAGGAGCCGGGTGTCGTCGTCGCGCTGCTGGTGTTGGCGAGCCTAATCACCGCCAACCTGCTCGGCTTTTTCGAATTGCCGGGCCTGTCGATTTCGGAAGGCAGCACCCCGCGCGGAGCCTTTTCGACCGGGCTGCTGGCGGCGTTCGTTGCGACGCCTTGCACAGGCCCCTTCATGGCAGCGGCGCTCGGAGCGGCGCTGCTTCTGCCCGCAGAAACCGCACTGCTACTTTTCGCCGTCCTGGGGCTGGGCCTTGCGCTCCCGTTTCTCCTGCTCGGCTTTATACCTGCATTTCGACGATTACTGCCGAAACCGGGCGCTTGGATGGAGACATTTCGCAAGGTGCTCGCCGTTCCGATGGGGCTGACCGCGCTGGCGCTGGTTTGGCTGGTCTGGCGTATCGGGGGCGTCGGTTTCGCGCTCTCGGCGATGTCGATCGCCTTCATCGCAACTTTGGCAGCCGTGCTGTTCCGTGGCCGTAACCAGCGATTGCGTGGAGCCGTGACGGCACTTGGCGCGGTGCTGATGGCTGTCGGGGTGTTGGCGAGTTTCGAATCGCCGACGCGAGCGCAGGCCGAGACGGTCCTTGCAAGCAAGCCATTCACCCTAGCAGCGCTCGATGAAGCGCGCGCCTCCGGTGCACCGGTGTTCGTCTATTTCACCGCCGACTGGTGCGTCAGCTGCAAGGTCAACGAGCGGGTCGCGATCGAGCGCGAGGCGACCCGCGAGGCGTTCGAGCAGGCAGGTGTTACTACGCTGCGCGGCGACTGGACCCTGCGCCAGCCCGAGATCACCGAATTCCTCAACGCCCAAGGCGTCGCCGGGGTGCCGCTTTACCTGTGGTACGATCCCGGTGTGGCCGAGCCGCGCCAATTGCAGCAATTGCTGGGCCCTGACAGCCTCGTCACTTTGGCGCGCGAGGCTGGTCCTCGGGCGGCTCGTCGTCCGGAAGGTCGCGTTCGGCCTCTTCCGCGTCAGGCGCAACGCTAG
- the tsaD gene encoding tRNA (adenosine(37)-N6)-threonylcarbamoyltransferase complex transferase subunit TsaD — MRIVLGIESSCDETAAALVATDRTILAQHIASQDEAHAPYGGVVPEIAARAHAERLAPMIEAVMQEAGVDYADLDAIAATAGPGLIGGVMVGLVSAKAIAMAAGKPLIAINHLEGHALSSRLADSELEFPYALLLVSGGHCQILLVEGVGQYRRLATTIDDALGEAFDKTAKILGLGYPGGPAVEKLARDGDAQAVPLPRPMLGSAEPHFSFAGLKSAVLRAKESGDHEDADIAASFQQAAVDCILDRLQVALGGDDWPPALVVAGGVAANQTIRAALEGFAADRSMRFVAPPLALCTDNAAMIGWAGCERLDLEQDDPLDFRARPRWPLDPEAEPVRGAGVKA, encoded by the coding sequence ATGAGGATAGTCCTCGGCATAGAATCGAGCTGCGACGAAACTGCGGCCGCGCTGGTCGCCACCGATCGCACCATACTGGCGCAGCATATCGCTTCGCAGGACGAGGCGCATGCACCCTATGGCGGCGTGGTACCCGAGATCGCCGCGCGCGCTCATGCCGAGCGACTCGCGCCGATGATCGAAGCGGTGATGCAAGAAGCGGGCGTCGACTACGCCGACCTCGACGCGATTGCCGCGACGGCCGGCCCGGGCCTGATCGGGGGCGTGATGGTCGGTCTGGTCAGCGCCAAGGCCATCGCCATGGCGGCGGGCAAGCCACTGATCGCGATCAACCATCTGGAAGGCCATGCGCTCAGCTCGCGGCTGGCCGATTCCGAATTGGAATTTCCCTATGCCCTGCTGCTCGTTTCGGGCGGGCATTGCCAGATCCTGCTGGTCGAAGGCGTGGGTCAATATCGCCGCCTCGCCACCACCATCGACGATGCACTCGGCGAAGCCTTCGACAAGACCGCCAAGATCCTTGGCCTTGGCTATCCCGGCGGGCCGGCGGTCGAAAAGCTGGCGCGCGACGGCGACGCGCAGGCTGTGCCTCTCCCCCGCCCGATGCTGGGCAGCGCAGAGCCGCATTTCAGCTTTGCAGGCCTCAAGAGCGCGGTGTTGCGAGCCAAGGAAAGCGGCGATCATGAGGACGCAGACATCGCAGCGAGCTTTCAGCAGGCAGCGGTCGATTGCATTCTGGATCGCTTGCAAGTGGCGTTGGGCGGGGATGACTGGCCCCCTGCGCTCGTCGTTGCGGGTGGTGTTGCAGCCAACCAGACGATCCGCGCAGCGCTGGAAGGATTTGCAGCAGATCGCTCGATGCGCTTCGTCGCGCCGCCCTTGGCGCTGTGCACAGACAATGCGGCCATGATTGGCTGGGCCGGGTGCGAGCGGCTAGACTTGGAACAGGACGATCCGCTCGATTTCCGCGCGCGGCCGCGCTGGCCGCTCGATCCGGAAGCGGAGCCGGTACGCGGGGCGGGAGTGAAGGCGTGA
- a CDS encoding NAD(P)H-dependent glycerol-3-phosphate dehydrogenase — MTAEIAVLGGGAWGTALAQMLASDGQDVLLWARESEVVAEVNADHLNSIYLPGARLAENIKATGEVSDLSAIPTLLVVTPAQHMGAVLKTLPENPRDLVLCSKGIEQDTGRLMNDVAAEACPDSEIAILSGPTFAHEVAAGLPTAVTLACSSREQWERLKPLIARPAFRPYYSDDVSGAEIGGAVKNVLAIACGVVDGLGLGQNARAALIARGYAEMLRFGEALGAQAETLAGLCGLGDLVLTCSSTSSRNFSLGKALGEGRTAADLMADRTTVAEGAYTAPVLAELAEAKGVDMPIVQAVNRIIAGADAQAVVAQLLARPLRAEHESDA, encoded by the coding sequence GTGACGGCAGAAATCGCAGTCCTCGGCGGCGGCGCATGGGGCACCGCGCTTGCGCAGATGCTCGCCAGCGACGGGCAAGATGTCTTGCTGTGGGCTCGAGAAAGCGAGGTCGTGGCCGAGGTCAACGCCGATCATCTCAACAGCATTTATCTGCCCGGTGCCCGGCTGGCCGAAAACATTAAGGCTACAGGCGAGGTCTCCGATCTCTCCGCCATTCCCACTCTACTCGTGGTCACGCCCGCGCAGCATATGGGCGCAGTGTTGAAAACGCTCCCTGAAAATCCGCGCGACCTCGTACTGTGCAGCAAGGGGATTGAGCAGGACACCGGGCGGCTCATGAACGATGTGGCCGCCGAAGCCTGCCCCGACAGCGAGATCGCAATCCTTTCCGGTCCGACCTTCGCGCATGAGGTCGCGGCAGGCCTGCCGACCGCCGTAACGCTGGCTTGCAGCAGCCGTGAGCAATGGGAACGGCTGAAGCCGCTTATCGCGCGGCCTGCTTTCCGTCCCTATTACAGCGACGATGTAAGCGGCGCGGAGATCGGCGGCGCGGTGAAGAACGTGCTCGCCATTGCCTGCGGCGTGGTCGACGGGCTCGGGCTCGGCCAGAATGCCCGCGCGGCGCTGATCGCGCGCGGCTATGCCGAAATGCTGCGCTTCGGCGAGGCTCTGGGAGCGCAGGCGGAGACGCTTGCGGGCCTGTGCGGGCTAGGCGATCTCGTCCTGACCTGTTCCTCCACCTCCAGCCGCAACTTCTCGCTCGGCAAGGCATTGGGCGAAGGGCGAACAGCGGCAGACCTGATGGCCGACCGGACAACGGTGGCGGAAGGTGCCTACACCGCGCCCGTGCTGGCCGAACTGGCCGAAGCGAAGGGCGTGGATATGCCGATCGTCCAGGCGGTCAATCGCATTATCGCCGGTGCAGACGCGCAGGCCGTGGTCGCACAGCTGCTCGCTCGCCCGCTGCGCGCCGAGCACGAGTCCGACGCTTGA
- the hemC gene encoding hydroxymethylbilane synthase: protein MSETPILRLGTRTSPLAMAQAVETRNRLCAAHGWDEEAVELVPVVASGDKIQDRPLAEIGGKALWTKELDAWLGEGRIDAAVHSMKDVETFRPEALHIAAILPREDKRDVLVGAAGIEDIPKGAKVGTSAPRRAAQMLSLRPDVEVVTFRGNVATRLGKLEAGEADVTLLAAAGLKRLGELDIGSPLELDEWLPAAAQGAIGIECRADDAGARALLSPIDHAPSRAEIMAERALLAGLNGTCHSPIAVLAEAMGNRLSIRATLYSPDGTDKVAGEGELALADYAAIERLAADLLDRASPAIRTVFGGAA from the coding sequence ATGAGTGAGACGCCCATCCTCCGCCTCGGAACCCGCACTTCTCCGCTCGCCATGGCGCAGGCGGTGGAGACCCGCAATCGCCTCTGCGCGGCGCACGGCTGGGACGAAGAGGCGGTCGAATTGGTCCCGGTGGTGGCGAGTGGCGACAAGATTCAGGATCGCCCGCTGGCCGAGATCGGCGGCAAGGCGCTGTGGACCAAGGAACTCGACGCCTGGCTGGGCGAGGGCCGCATTGATGCGGCGGTCCATTCGATGAAGGATGTCGAGACGTTCCGGCCCGAGGCCCTGCATATCGCCGCCATCCTGCCACGCGAGGACAAGCGCGATGTGCTGGTCGGCGCGGCCGGGATCGAAGACATTCCAAAGGGCGCGAAAGTGGGCACCAGCGCGCCGCGTCGGGCGGCGCAGATGCTCAGTCTCAGACCCGATGTAGAGGTCGTGACTTTCCGCGGCAATGTCGCCACCCGGCTCGGCAAGCTGGAGGCGGGGGAGGCGGACGTGACCTTGCTCGCTGCCGCCGGGCTCAAGCGGCTCGGCGAACTGGACATCGGTAGCCCGCTCGAGCTCGACGAATGGCTACCGGCTGCGGCGCAGGGGGCGATCGGCATCGAGTGTCGCGCGGACGATGCCGGGGCCCGCGCGCTTCTTTCGCCGATCGATCACGCGCCATCGCGCGCCGAGATCATGGCCGAACGCGCACTGCTCGCAGGACTGAACGGGACCTGCCACAGCCCGATCGCCGTTCTCGCTGAGGCGATGGGAAATCGGCTGTCGATCCGCGCTACGCTCTACAGTCCGGATGGAACGGACAAGGTAGCGGGTGAAGGCGAACTCGCACTGGCCGACTACGCTGCGATCGAGCGGCTTGCTGCCGACTTGCTCGATCGCGCCAGCCCGGCGATCCGCACCGTATTCGGCGGGGCCGCATGA
- a CDS encoding FAD-dependent monooxygenase: MAETRDLLILGGGLVGMTLALAAARRGFTSHVVDRADPADVTADGFDGRATAISTASWNLFRNIGLADTLEPHGCPIDSIAVSDQMKPGRIDFQPEPHEDSLGRMFANRTLRVTLFDAARAEENIAWHAPAEIVDRQRDEFGASAALADGTVLKGHLMVAAEGRGSPTREEEGLNLAKWDYSHRAIIVGLDHEKPHENVAWEIFYPDGPFALLPVLDGPNGQHRSALVWTVDEADAEGILKLSDRAFLAEVYDRMDRMFGTIGLNSKRSSYPLSFQHTSRLTGDRLALVGDAAHGMHPIAGQGFNLGLRDVGALVEVLSEGRRLGLDPGDAQMLKKYEEWRALDALMVMSATDGLTRLFGVPGKLASAVRRLGMGGVQRTGWLKDFFMNEARGVTGERPELLRHRA; encoded by the coding sequence ATGGCCGAAACACGCGATCTGCTGATCCTGGGCGGCGGGCTTGTCGGGATGACGCTGGCGCTGGCAGCGGCGCGGCGCGGCTTCACCAGCCATGTCGTCGACCGCGCCGATCCGGCGGATGTGACGGCGGACGGGTTCGACGGACGGGCCACGGCAATCTCCACTGCAAGCTGGAACCTGTTTCGAAATATCGGCCTCGCCGACACGCTCGAACCGCATGGCTGCCCGATCGATTCCATCGCCGTCTCCGACCAGATGAAGCCCGGCCGGATCGACTTCCAGCCGGAACCGCACGAAGACTCGCTTGGTCGGATGTTCGCCAATCGCACCCTCAGGGTTACTCTGTTCGATGCAGCGCGCGCGGAAGAGAACATTGCGTGGCATGCTCCTGCCGAGATCGTCGATCGCCAGCGTGACGAGTTCGGTGCCAGCGCGGCCTTGGCCGACGGCACTGTGCTGAAGGGCCACCTGATGGTCGCCGCCGAGGGTCGCGGTTCGCCGACGCGCGAGGAGGAGGGCCTCAACCTCGCCAAATGGGATTACAGCCATCGCGCGATTATCGTCGGGCTCGATCACGAGAAGCCGCACGAAAACGTGGCTTGGGAGATCTTCTATCCCGACGGGCCTTTTGCGCTGCTGCCCGTGCTCGACGGGCCAAACGGCCAGCATCGCAGCGCGCTGGTGTGGACAGTAGACGAGGCCGATGCCGAAGGCATTCTCAAGCTGTCTGACCGCGCGTTCCTGGCCGAAGTCTACGATCGCATGGATCGCATGTTCGGCACAATCGGCCTGAATTCCAAGCGATCATCCTATCCGCTGAGCTTCCAGCACACGTCCAGGTTGACCGGCGACCGGCTGGCTTTGGTTGGCGACGCCGCGCACGGCATGCATCCGATTGCGGGCCAGGGCTTCAATCTCGGCCTGCGCGATGTCGGCGCGCTGGTCGAAGTGCTGTCGGAGGGCCGCAGGCTCGGCCTCGATCCCGGCGATGCGCAGATGCTCAAGAAATACGAGGAATGGCGCGCGCTCGATGCGCTGATGGTGATGTCGGCGACCGATGGCCTGACGCGGCTGTTCGGCGTGCCCGGCAAGCTCGCTTCGGCGGTGCGGCGGCTCGGCATGGGCGGCGTCCAGCGCACCGGCTGGCTCAAGGATTTCTTCATGAACGAAGCGCGCGGCGTGACCGGCGAGCGGCCCGAACTGCTGCGCCACCGCGCGTAA